One Vicia villosa cultivar HV-30 ecotype Madison, WI linkage group LG5, Vvil1.0, whole genome shotgun sequence genomic window, TAATTTGCTTTagcatttaaaataaaaactattagtATAGCTTTTATTAAATTGGGGAAAATGGGGTATATTTTTAAATGGAGGATATCTTTAGTAATTTTTGTTATTAATTCTATAGATCAcaattaaagaattaaataaactatttttttataatcaattaaattaactttgtaatagtTTTAAGGGTCATGTTAAGGAGTGCTAGAGACACTGGTTGaggattttaaatataaaaaatattttttaaataaattaattatttaaacttacaatgcattaaatacaagtgttttttatttcttaacatagtcaattattttaatttttattatatttaataaaaaataaataaattatactattttaaacTCTTAACCAATGTCGGTATTGGTTAGCATTATCCTAGTTTTAAAGACCACTATGGGTATTTTATttcttataaatttatttatttatttcacacATTAAAAAATTGTAGCTAATACAAAATGAATATGAGTTGTTCTAATTATAAGTGTGTCATAATTATTAAATTGAGTGttaagatttttttaataaaaaaaagtaataatttCAATGTGCTTTTATTAGCTACctctttaaataaattaaaattatattgattAATGGGTTTATTCTCATATTTTTATATTCAATTGATTTAAAATGTACTATGATTAAAAATGTGAATTAAATATCTACCATTTTTTCTCATTAGaaattttattattctaattttattattttctaaaaaaagatCATTTTTACAATAAAAATTGGAACCCATTGTAAAAGacatataggcgtgttttgatttTCTCTCCCTTAAaccatataggcgtgttttgatttTCTCTCCCTTAAaccatataggcgtgttttgatttTCCCTCCCTTAAAAAAGTTGTGATTCCCCATAGAGAAACCCATATTCCAAATTGCATCTCCTCATGCTGACTTGGGCATGGAATCTTCATACTATTTCATATTATCATCTTTCAAGTGTGGTTTTAATGCGCTTGAATATCGACGCAAAACTCCTTCTTTTACATATCTAAACAACGATGTCTTGCAAATACCCAACACACGAGATAAAGATAGAAGATTTCTATgcttagataataaaatatcacacATTTTCTCATAATCAATATCAACTCTTTTTCGACCACAGTTTTTTGTTTTCTTATGACAAGCATCTCCAGTTTCACACAGTTGTCTCCAAATTCGATAAATAACAGCGTTAGATACCGAAAATGAAGAAGCTATCCTGTTAACAATTCCTTTTTCAAGTTTTCCATTGTAACTTGAATGTAACAATAATGCAGAAATGGGTTTTCTTTGATTGTTGTTCGGGAAGTGTCGTTTTCCTCCGAGTGAATCTGTTTCATCATTGATACAGTCTTCTAAAAAAAAGCAAAcacaatcaatttaattaaaagattttatataagaaaacaaaaattagaattgtaaaaaaaaatatgaattttatatAAGGAAATTATAATGTAAAAAATCAATAAACTTGATGTAAAAACAaatataatcaatttaattaaaagattttATATAAGGAAACAAAAATTATAACTGCAACAAAAAACATGAATTTTATATAAGGAAATTAtgatgtaaaaaataaataaacttgaTGTAAAAAACAAATCAATAATCTTCAAAAACAATTAATGTAAAAAATCTATACAGTGTAAAGAACACCAATTAATGTCATAATTATTATAAGGGTGGTTCATCAtaataaatctataatataaaaaaattgctaAAGGGTAATGGTGTAAATAGTTAACTCATATTTTTAGAAGTTACACAATTGTTGGACATTTAATTAGGTTTATGAAATgtgtttttttcttataaaagagaatGGAGGGATTACATAAGAATAAGTTTCAAATTCtttcaaatttttataaaagagaatggagggagtacataataataaatttcaaattctttcaaAGTTATATTGACCAGATATTCACGATATCGTCGACTTCATAAGATCTTGCTGTGTCAAATCGCATCAATTTTACAGTGTCAAATCACATCTATTTTACAGTCCTATGTATTCACCGGGATGCGGATCCACTAACGTTAGGGCGGGAACTGCCCTCTGCAGTTCAATCATTTTTGTCCATTAGATCAATCAGAATGCCCATATTATGACACATGGctacaaaaacattaaaaaaaaaagtaatccaAAAGCCATTGTGTTCTCTCTACTTGCTGCCTCATGACCATTATAGCAGCCACCGCATTCGTGACTTATCATCACCGTCTCTCTGAAACTCCAGTAGCCATCTTCACTCATTTGCCGCTAAATTAATCTGCATTACTTCTATCAAAATTTTGTTCTACTAACAACAATCATCAATACAatccaattaaaagaaaatgagtGAAAACTCTCAAAATGGTAACCCTTATAGCAGATATAAGGTCTTTTAGATTTTCCTGCTAGAGCTTATGTTTTGGAACACTTTTGTctcctttgatttttctttgaacCTGCAAATTTGGCAACCTGATTCTAAGAGTTTTTCTATActctttttatttgttatttctgGCATAATTTATAATTTGATGGAAGTAGTAAAATGATATTGGGGTCATGGAAAGTAGTAGCCAATGATAATGGATGGCGATGGAAAAACAATGGCAGCCAACAGTTTTGGGacgatgaaaaaaaaaaaaaaaaaagaaggcgttttggattaatttttttaatgttttggtAGCCATGTGTCATTATATAGGCATTCTGATGGATCTAATGGACAAAAATGATTGAACTGCAGAGTGCAGTTCCCGCCCTAACGTTAGTGGATCCGCATCCGTATTCACCGGTTCCTTTTGCAAATAAAAACCAGAAAACACAAATAAAACAAAACCCAAAACGATGTCAAAATAGATCTTTCTCCTGGGTTTCAAAGAATTCGACAATCCTTGCAAAAAAATGGATGGAAAATTCATCTACTACAATGGGAAAAACAGGTTCGGATACATATTGGGAGAGAGAAAGAAACAAGGGAAATTTCCAAATTGATATCtacttttgtttccttttatgttCTGCTCAAATCATTgttactttcattgctgttatcTTTCTTGAAGTCTTTCACAGGTATTTGTTGACTTTGGAGTCTTCTCACTTGCAAATATTTTCCATTTTAACTAAAAAAGAAGCTTTTTTTTTGGTCTCATATTCATGCTTCTTTTGTGTTTGATATAATGCTGCAatgatttgtttaaaattttgGAGGCATTAAATGTTCATAAACTTATGATAGGTATTTATTAACAATCTATGTTGAAAAACAATTGGTAAATGAATCTGATCAACTCTTTCtgttttttgttttcttgatATATTGTTATCAGATCTAATCACCTGTGTTTGAAATGAAGTTATTGTCTGTGAAGCATTGTTGATCAGAAGGTTTTGGAGATTTCTCTGTAAATTGCGATCCTTTTGGTAGGATTTGTTACTGTTATTTGTATCATGGGAAGAAAAGGGTTGTTATTTCATTTATTACTGAACTGCTTTGTAATATGATGCTTGTAGATTTGTTTACTTCTGATCCGACAACGACTGCTATTTCTCAAATCATAGATACCATTGGTGAGTTCACGTTCTGTGCTAGTGATGTAATTGTGAATAAGGATAGCTAAGGAACTTGGTGCTTGTATGGAAAGAATCATGCCGGTTTTGATGTTATGAATCGCGAAACGAAAGATGCAAAGTTACTTGCTCTAGAATGTAGCAAGAAGAGCAAGTTTTATCCGTTAATGAATTGCAGGTCCATTGCGAAACGATTAGAAAATCACACAAAGGAGAAAGTTTTAGTTTAATATCACAAAATTTCTACCTTCAATTTTACAAGTTTATATAAAAGATAATTAAATACCACTAATGAAaactttttttatcataaaaaatctTTTAATAGAGGACACTTCTAcaataattttcttatattatttttttgtctTGTTAATATAATAGCCGTGCATGACACCATGAACACAGTTTCTCTTACGAGTGGAGAAGAGGGAGGTTGTGATGGTTAAAGCAAGAAGAGGCAGTGTGAATGGCAGTGAGTTGGAAGAATGAGAAGGAGAAACCGCTATCTCAATTCACCAATCTTCCATTTGAACACGACAATTCACACCCAGTTGAAGATGGTTGTGATGGAACAACAGTGCGTTCTCCCAATTCTGACAAATCATCACAAATAGTTATTCCATTTCAAACTCAAGGAGATAGCCTTTCTATGGTATTATTCTCTCTTGCTTTTCTTTTTGTTGGGTCGCTGAAATCTGCATTCAGTTATGAAAAATGAACCTGGAACTTTTTTATAGATACAAAAAGTTATTTATGTGGGTTATAGCAAGGTTACATTGGTTTAATGTCTGAGTTCTTTTAGAAAAGTAAAATTTTGGTGTTAAAGGCTTACTAGTGCTACTGttagttttcttttattttcatagCTCTAATTTGGGAGTTCTTTCTTAATGCTTAAATATTTAAAACCCAACATTTGGTTTTATATTAACTTTTTAGGGTTAGGATCTGACAAATTTCTCGTGGAGTCTCCTTACGTTGCATGGGAACAATAATTTTGATGGTAACAATAGATGCTCATTTTATCTTTGATCTTTAGTATTGGAGTGTTATGTGTGTTACTTCATTCTAAATTGTTCTAACTATATGCAGTTTCTAGCAGTCCAGTAAATGTTCCTCAAGTCAAGTGTGGTATACCTTTGTTGAGAAGGAAGCTGGTAATTATCAATGGAGTCAGGTTTTGGTTAATCTCATTAtttctattaaattatttatggaaaaaataaaTCCTGTAAGCTAAAGTGCGCCATTGGAATTTCGTGCAGGTAAGGTCTTTGTTGTCCTCTCTTAAGTTTAGTGTAATGAAGATCTCAGTCGAGGATGCTTTTGAAAACCAAATATTGTTATACTTGAGTGCTACTCAAAATCGTTATACTGTAGGTGATAAGAATGAATGCTCATGAAGGTATTAAGTACTGCTATAACAGGCCTTGTTCAATATATGTTGGTAAAGCACCGCATGaataaaaattaatgaaaatgaGATCCAATAAGTTACTtcagtttaatttgtttttaaaagtgATCCTGTTTTGTTAAGTTTTGTTATGTTGAGCTAAAGAATGAAGGTGTGATGATGCAGCTCAACTGAAAATGCTCAGGCGCGCTTAACCTAACTCAAACCATAAGTAGCGCTTTCCTTCCACGATTCAGGTAAGCTGGTACTCACATTCCCAATGCACATCAGAGTAAGATCATTTTTTCCTCTTGTTTCATATATGCTGGAGAAACAACTTACATAGAATTTGCTATAGTGGTATAGTTTTGGTATGCATGTAATGTATTGACTTATGATATGGTAGGGATGTTGGCTATGATGAAAGGTTTACAATTTATATTTCAGAGACCATACCATGCATCAATCTTGAGAGTGATGTGGACAGTGGCTTAAGTAGAATGAACTTTAAGAAAATGGTTTTCATTTtaacaagtttttattttttattttttttatccccATCTCTTTTTAGAAGACTTTAATGACTATTGCGCAAATactttgaagaatataaaaaaataacatttggtACTAATATTTCTTGAAATCATTACAAACTTACCTAAATGCTAAATACGTTATCAGTTTTCATCGCATGATCTGGATCAACAATTAGTTAGTAATAGGTGTGGGAATATGATCTCTACATATTTGATTCTAACACATGCATTTTTTACCAGCTCAGATGAAAAGTTCTTGTATTTTCATCTGCAAGAAGTTTAGTTGATTCGGCGGCCCATTCTGCCACAAATTCACTTCATAGAACTGATTGGCCCAAGGGTATGAAATTCCATCAATCTGCAAAAGTTCATGATATTGTAAGCTTTTTCTACAAGCTttatgatatatttttaaaaagctGTAAAATGAGAATGCTCATTTTCATTTTGTCTGTTCGGCACATGATGTgtgcttaattatttattttgatctTCTTttgtattccttttttttttttaagatgccAGTTGTGTTGTGTCCTGAGGATGATGGCTTTCGCAGGCTTTACTTTTCAACTATCCTTAGTGATCATTGGATTTCCCTCTGTCTGGCACAACAGTCAAGTCTTACTGTCTGTCAATGTGTTGGGGTAAGGTAACTATAACCGTAGGATTGCTTTTTTATGATGTTTATGTAATTGTAAACCATTAAGAAACCATCCTGACCAAACTCTGCACATTTTCATCAAATACAGTGGACAAGTAAAACGAATCACCTCTGCGGACTCAAATTTTTCGTGGAGCCTCCTTACGTTGCACGGGAACAATATTTTTGCCGGTAAAATTAGATGCTTATTTTATCTTTGATCTGTATCTGGTAACATTAAACTTGCCGGTCCATGAAAGATTGTAGTACTTGGTGGCTTTTTGACCTGGCCAGGTTCACAGACACTGACTTTTAAAATCtgatacatatatttttatatataattcttTTATGTAGTcagttttgcaagtttaatcCGTAACTATTTGTGACATTGGAGCGTTGGATTTATCGTCAATATAATTTTGAAAGGACTTTTGCATGGCATGCTGTAAATTGGATAGTCACAAAATTAATAGGTTATGTTGAGAGCTGCATATCGTTTTTTAGTGGCAGTCATTAAGAAGCGTAGGTAGTGGGTTTTAACATGTATATATCTCTAATTATCGTTAGGCTTAACTATTGAACTTAACTATGAAAAAATGGTTTCAgtttaagttaatttttttaaaattaaatttaaagaaatttaaaagttTTGAACTGGATTTATCCGGTGTGGGACAGGTTGAACTGGATGTATCCAGTTTGGGATAGGTTTGTTCAGGTAAATAGTTTAATATCTGGGTTTTGGCTTTACCGCAAAATAGACCGGTTTTGATAACCCGGGGTATTAAAATATTGTTACTTTTTCACCTTGAATTTTCAAAACTTCATTGTAACTTAAATTTGGTAATTTTAATGTGTCTCCATGTCCAAATCAAAATCAAGGATAAAAGTACAATTTCCAAATTGAACTTTTCTTTTGTTTCATTCATTTCTTGAAAATGGAATCATATAAATGCGTTCATCTTCCTGCTCAAATCATTGTTACTTTCTCTTGCTCCAAAGGAGTTTTCAATTTTATGGCTGttatctctctttctttctcaGGTATTTTGGAGTCTTCTCACTTGCAGATATTTTCCATTTTAACTAAAACAGAAACTTTTTGTCTCATTTTCATGCTTATTttgtgtttgatatattgctgcaatgatttatttaaaattttggagACATTAAATATTCATATAGTTATGATAGTAATTTACAAACAATTTTATGTTGAAAAACAATTGGTAAGTGAATCTGATTAACTctttctgtttttgttttttttatagatttagtCACCTGTGTTTGAAATGAAAGTGGTTGTCAGTAGAAGCATTATTTGATCAGAAAGTTTGGAAATTTCTCTGTAAATTGCGATCCTTTTGGTAGCATTTGTTAGTGTTATTTTTATCCTGCCTCCTACATATGCTCCCCCATTCGACTTGCAAATCATCTTTAAAAATTTTAGGGTGTACATGACTCCTTCGCCCTTAATTTGATATTCTAGATCGTTCGGACAACTGCGAAGTTTCATGTTTTAATAATTCTTATTTTATCTGCTGTATAATATTCATGTCATGTCTGATAATTTTTAAGAGTTTGGTTGTGTTCTCATGTTCTAATAATTCTTATTTTATCTGCGGTTATTGTGCTTTTtagattttgtttcttttttgtgtCAATCAACTAATGTCTGGGTGTCTTGCCCTGTGATATTGTAGGTTTTGAGGGAATCTCTTGAAACTTTGATGAAACTCTGTATAGTATATGTTGCTGAAGAGCCTTTCCTAGCAAAGCCTACATCCAATGATTAGGGCTTAAGAAAAGTGGTTCTATTGACTAAGCTTGCGGCAGCTTGAAAGGTCAAGGAGAACGGGGAAGAACATATGCGGGAAAGAGGCAGCCTGCAATTTTTGAACTGGATTTATCCGGTGTGGGACAGGTTGAACTGGATGTACCCGGTTAGGGATAGGTTTGTTCAGGTAAATAGTTTAATATCTTGTTTTTGGCTTTACTGCAAAATAGGCGGTTGTGATAACCTGggatattaaaatatttgtactTTGTCACCTTGAAGTTTCAAAACTTCATTGTAACTTAAATTTGGTAATTTTGATGTGTCTCCCATCACTATATGTGCTTGATTGAGAATATAGTCAGTAGAATAAAACACTGGAGCGTAAACTTCTTGAGTTATGCTGGCCGGCTTCAACTCATAAGGAGTGTCCTATTTGCAAAAACAAACTATTGGTGGAGTTGCTTGCCCTTGCCCAAGACTATAATAAAGAAACTTAATTTTATTTGCGTACGTTTTTATGGACAGGTCAAGGAGACATGAAAAGCAAATCCCACATTGCTTGGAAGACTGTTTGTGCGCCAAAAAACAGGGGTGGTCTTAACATGATATCGATTGAAAAGTGGAATCTTGATTGAAAAGTGGAATCAAGTTCAGCTGATAAAACTTTTGTGGAACCTTAGCCAAAAGAGTGACAACTTGTGGGTGAAGTGGGTACATACATACTACATCAAGAAGGAAACTGTCATGACAGTTGGTATTAAAACTGAGTGCTCTTGGATTTTGAAAGCAATCCTGAGCCAAAGGGCAGATTGTTCAAAATATGAACTGTTGGCATGCTGTGCAGCAGAAAATCAAAGTAAGGGAGATCTACAATGAAATGGTAGAGATGCAACCAAAGGTTTTCAGTTTTAGTTATAATATTTGTGTCAGGTTGAACTGGATGTATCTGGTTTGGGACAGGTTGAAAAGTGTCAGGCAGTCATGAAAAGTATCCGGTTTTAGCATTGGTAAATGTTTCAAAGTGAGAGTTTTCAAACGCATTTCCAACCTTGTTTGTGTATCACCACCATTTGCATTTAGACCTTGAGTTTCAAAGATAACTTCCGAAGCAGGACAATCAGTTATAGACACTGTCAAACAGACTCAACATTAGTAACAACAGCTGCAGGTGCACGAGGAGGATGACCATGGTGGTTTGCACCATAGATGTGTGGTCCAAGGAGTTTGTAGTGCCGGTGCAGAGCTTGTTCATctgaagagaattattttttttttgtttattttaattttcatccTCCCTTCTTCCGTGTGTATGATATAACACAGTAAAGAAATATATAAGCAAGAATAGTTATGTATGAAATATTAGCTAAAATGATTTCCTAGAGGAAAACAAATGCATAATGCATAGGGGTTAATGCTTCAAGGTTCGCTTAGTCCTCCTTTCCTGTTATTTTCATATGCCGTTTGAGTTTTTCCAAGGCTTAAAGTCTTGTAACACGAATTTGAGTTCTTCCCTTTTGAATGTTAGTTTCAATGAGTTTTCTTGATATATGTGTTCATTTGAGAGTCATTGTTATTCTCATCAATTGGTTTTATGCGGGTACTGGTTCTGATACATTTTGGTTgtcaaattatattaataaaaaaaacaatcctCATTCAACTGCTGCATTTTCTTGTGTTATGCTTTTTCTTGATGTTTTATCCAGACCTTGTGTAGTTATCATATGCATTATCTATATGTTTTTATCCAAACCTTGACAATTAATCTTTGCAACAGAGTATTAGTTCATTACAGGAGAGTTGCAATGTTGCTGCTCACGTCATAAAAATTGCTTTAGTAATAAAAAAAAGTCCCACATCGTTTTCTTTCGAAGTCATTTTAGCGTTATAAAACTAAAATTTAagacttaattaaaataattgatgaatGTCTCTATTAAAGTTAGCCAGTGTAAAATTTCCCCTAAATTCCATTCACTGCACCTGCCAAATCTTCTCTAGCCAAACAAATCCAAAACAAAACAGATGGCATTAATCCACATCGCAACACTATATATATTTTCACCTGCACCTGCCAAATCTTCTCTAGCCAAACAAATCCAAAACAAAACAGATGGCATTAATCCACATCGCAgcactatatatatttttttgaaacagCAAAGAAAGGACTGGCATGAGACATGCCAGAGTCCATACATTGAATAGTACAGTAAACATACCAATACAACCCAGCCAATATTATGTAATGAATTTTGACAGAAGCCTAATAACAGAATACTAACTAAGATTGCACCAAAGCAGCTATAAATCAACCCCTGTAGGAAACACCAAAATTAAATGGCAGCAGTACATCCTTGCCCCAAAATAATCTATCCAGCACCTAAAATTAAAACACGATCACTAATACTGCTGAAGAGACCAGAGTTATTGCCGAGACCAAGACACCTCGAAACAACGCCGAACTAAATGATGACCACCGTCCAGAATCTTCAACCACCAGAACATAATGCAATGCTGCCTCTGATGACGAGTGATAAAATGCAAAAGCTGAAAGAACGGAAGTATAAACAGGATCACGACCGGAAGCTCTATACGAACGAAAACTCCAAGACAAGCAGAACCTGAAGATCTTAACCAGACCTCTGAGTTTAATTTTTTACCTGATTGGCTTAAATTCTGAGCGATCAAACCCATGGACCTCAATCTCACGAAATATCTTCATATCAAGAATCTGTGTTCCCCCCAGGTTGCACTAATATATGATACCATGAGTCAAAAAAGCTTGAAAAGGCAATGAAAACCACACTATCTTGATGACGTGCAGAAATTTCACTAACTGCCTATGTCAATTGGTATTTGATGTTGCAGGGAACCTGTTTCTAAGTCTCTTACTTGGAGAacaaatatcacatcacttaaGTAGCTCACAATCAGTTGGTTACTGCTTACAGCAAATGCTGACTTGAGCACATCTATTTAAGATTCTTGAATAACATCAGTCCaaggatttggttctttcaaataAACCTGGACTAGTTTATATTTTGGAGTATCTTTATTAGCCAAAAATGTAAAAGAAAACTCAAGCACAAGGATTATAATTGCAATCTAAAAACAATATCAAATATAAACAAAACTAAGCAACTCTAAATAAACACCAACTCAGACTTGAAACCAAGAGATTTTAACacagaaaaacaaaagaacacGGTTCAAGCATTTCACCGAACACTTGATGTGTATAGCACAAAACGATAAATTCAGCAACAATTCTTCAGCGATTCATAAACCACAACCTCCAACAACAATGAATAATATCACAACAACGATTTCACACCATCACACCAAACCCTATTTCATCCActtgaaatataaaaaaacaaaagaacatgTATATCAACAAGCAAACTATAAATTCCATTAGAATTGCAATAATAATCATACATAGAGATACCTCATACCAAATgcaaactaattaattatacattaAACTAATACTTAATTTATATCGAAAAACTAAATGGTTTGTAAACCATCAAATCGGTAATAACTGCAGCAAAACAAGCAACTGCAGCTCCTATCGAAACAAGGAGAAACAGAGTACTAAGCATCTTAAGAAATATCCATTTTCTGCACCATTTGTGGATTTTGTCTTCTGCAATATATATCTCCAACGGAAAGTACATGTTTAACGGCCAGAATACCAAAGCTCCTATCAGCCCCCCAACATCAGTGAAGAAGGGGAAGATCGTCGAAAAGAGGGTTGTCACCACCACAAAAGCGGTTCTGGAAACCAACCGGAAGCCATTGATTCTCAAAGGAGGAGACATCATTGGGATTGAAATCTTCACTTCCGCATTGACAAATGAACTGTGCGGGAATAGCCGAGCCGCCGTTTGCTCCACGGCTGAGAAAATCGGCTGAGAGTATGTTTGATAAACCCCTGCTAAATGCAATAGGATTGCACCGTTTGCTACGTCCAATAGCCAAAACGGATTTCGGAATCCAAAATCGAAATCCATTAGCGGATTTCCGGGGCTGTTTTCACCCAGCGCAGCGTACACCAAACTTCCACACGCCAAGTAGTACATTGTTGTAACGGCAACACTGATTAACATAGCTGTTTTGACTGATTTTGACTGTGGTGGAGGGGATTTCATTTTCTCCTGTCATAATAACAATACAAACTTCAATTTAACAAGATATTAAACAGAGTGTCACAAAAAGTTCAATTTAACAAGATATTAAACAGAGTGTCACAAAAAGTTCAATTTAACAAGATATTAAACAGAGTGTCACAAAAAGTTTTTGTTGGTTAAGATTACCTGAATTTCTATCAAAATTTGGAAGTAAGAATATCCAAATGCAATGTTTCCTACAGCAGcaaaaactctccaaaatttTTGGTTGGGTAACACGTCAATTCCAGTCCAGCTTCCTTGGATATCTCCCCTGTTTTCTGtgtacaaattcaaatcaaaatcagcAGCTAATGGTTGAGTAGAAGATCAAAATTGCAAAAAGAGAAGGTTGTAGAAGATACCTATAATCTTACTCACACCAAGGCCAAGGCCAATGGTTGAGTAAGAGAATGACATCACTGCAGCAAATACAGAGAACCACCACTGCTTGTCCAATTCTGGAATTTGGGAGAGAAagatttccaaaataccaaaggaAATCATGTAAATGATTCCTTTGATATGACAAGGATCATCTCCCCCACTTCTATGCAAACAATTGCATCTGATGATTGCCCTGttacacaaaaaaataataagaaatcaaCTCTGATCACCACATAGTTCAAATTAAGGAaccttaaatattttcaaataaaacttaCATAATACATGTAGAACCAGAAATGGTAGAAGAAATTGCAGCACCAAAACGGTTAaagtatataaaaaatttataaaacttcACTCTGGAATCTCCCAAGTGTACTCTAACAGCATCAAGATAACTAACAGACTCACTCTTGAAAAGAAGATGGGTTGTGTAGAAGGTAGCCAAGGCAAAACATAAAACTATCAAAGGGCCAGCAATCCACCCAATCTGTACAAAAGACCATGGTAAGGAAACCATGGTCCATGCAGATGACAAAAATCCCCAAGCTAATGTTATCAAAACTAGGCTAAGCTCTTGCTTTCTCATCATATCAAactaagaaaaaattattttgattgagtttgtttttcaaaagagTCCCACATCGTTTTGGTAACAAAATAAGATAAAGTTTATAAAACACATATGTTTGATAACTAACGAATAACTACTGACGCTAGCATTGAACATTAACTTTCCAATATATAAACTTGTCATAACGGGTTGTTCGGTATAATTAATGTACAGTTGAGTcatattttttaaacaatatataaatattattgtaTCCCTTAAACGATGCAGACACAAATCAAGCCCATATTATCCCTAATCAAAAAGACCAATCCAATCAAGCCCATATTATCCCTATTTTTAGCGACCAATCAAGCCCATATTATCCCTAATGTATCCCTAATCAAAAAGACCAATCCAATCAAGCCCATATTATCCCTAATGTATCCCTATTTTTAGCGACCAATCAAGCCCATATTATCCCTAATGTATCCCTATTTTTAGCTAGTACTAGTATTTAGTCAGTGGCGGAGGAAC contains:
- the LOC131607907 gene encoding amino acid permease 3-like, whose protein sequence is MMRKQELSLVLITLAWGFLSSAWTMVSLPWSFVQIGWIAGPLIVLCFALATFYTTHLLFKSESVSYLDAVRVHLGDSRVKFYKFFIYFNRFGAAISSTISGSTCIMAIIRCNCLHRSGGDDPCHIKGIIYMISFGILEIFLSQIPELDKQWWFSVFAAVMSFSYSTIGLGLGVSKIIENRGDIQGSWTGIDVLPNQKFWRVFAAVGNIAFGYSYFQILIEIQEKMKSPPPQSKSVKTAMLISVAVTTMYYLACGSLVYAALGENSPGNPLMDFDFGFRNPFWLLDVANGAILLHLAGVYQTYSQPIFSAVEQTAARLFPHSSFVNAEVKISIPMMSPPLRINGFRLVSRTAFVVVTTLFSTIFPFFTDVGGLIGALVFWPLNMYFPLEIYIAEDKIHKWCRKWIFLKMLSTLFLLVSIGAAVACFAAVITDLMVYKPFSFSI